In Miscanthus floridulus cultivar M001 unplaced genomic scaffold, ASM1932011v1 os_1578, whole genome shotgun sequence, the sequence CATGTTGTGATGTTCCAGTTCGAATAATATTAAAATCTCACAGCATGAATTTGAGTTCATAAGGACAAGTATCCCCGTCTCCAAACATCATCATCGACAGAACATCGGAGTCAAGTAGCAAATCCAGGATTACAAATAGTGCTGACGAGTTATGAATCTGAAATATCTAGAATCCATTACGGTTTAGAAATAAAGCAGACAAAAGTAAGTGTTCTTAACACACTGGGCTGAAAATAAGAGTCATCTGAACAGCCCTTAGACGTCCTTCAGAAACGGCGAGGGGGGAACCGGTCCATGAGATTCACAGAGGGACACTCATAAGCCATGTGGCCTCGGCCACCACAATTGTGACAGATCATGAAGGCGCCAGCCATGCAGTCACGACTCATATGGCCAATCTGGTTGCAGGCCCGGCAGATCACGTCACTGAAGCCACTGCGGAAGGGAACGCCAACACCACGGAAGGGAGCACCAACACCGCGGAAGGGAGGAGGCCCACCTCTCTCACCCAATGTATCAGACTTGGGGCACTGACGGGCCAGATGGCCAGCAACATTGCACAGGTTGCAAACAGGATCATTGGTGCAGTTACGGGCAATATGGCCACTCTGCCGGCAATTGTTGCAGGCCTTCTCATTGGTGCATTCCTCACGAAAATGCCCTGGTTTGTAGCAGTTGCTGCAAAGGATCACTTCTCCTGGCGGCACTGGTGGAGCAGTGCAGTCTTTTGCAATATGGCCGGACTTGCCACAGTTACGGCATATCCCTTCATTTGGGCAGCTGTTAGCCATGTGGCCAGGCTCTTTGCAGTTCCAGCAAATACCTTTGGAAGAACATTCAGCTGCAATGTGCCTGCAACATTAAAACGAATTTAAGTATGAAAAAAGCGATATCAGCTCAAGTGATACATAGCCATAGTGCAGCTTTCCAAATCACATATTCACATGGAACTACGACGCCTTACAGTTAAGCTTCAAGGCCTTTGTAATTATTAACCAACTAAAATATCAtaaaaatcaaatcaaatccttAATCTAAAACAATAAAGTGTTGCTTGCATATATGGATTAAACTTCACTATACAAATGATGCTAGAAGTGACATTCAGGATGACATGAACATCAAAACAATAACATAAGCCAGAACATGGAGTTTATGCTCCTAGGGAGACATGAACCCCATGTCCACACTACTGAGGATGCATAAAATGCCCAATAATGGTTAAACATAGCTCCACCGCAAATCATGAAAGAATTCAAAAGAGCAGGGTAATTCTACGTAAGGTATCGCTAGAATGGTTGTGCCACAATGATTAAAAGTATGGTGGGCAATGCAAGCAAAGTGCACTTGAATGAATGATTAAAATATTAAAACTAATAACATATAAGAGCATGAATCTGTGCAAGCAGAATAACACAAAGTTATTACCCAGGAAGCCCGCAGGTATGGCAGACAGCCACACTAGGACACTCTCTAGCAAAATGCCCAGGACGCTTACAATTGTTGCACAAATCATTACGAAACCTGCACAATGGAAAGGGAAATAACTAAAGGATACATAACCTTCCAAATGTCTGAATAATAATATATTAAAGTTCCATTCGCATAAATTGTTTAGTAATTTCACCATTCTTGTCATGACCCATGTCTAGTTACAATCCCACACAAAGGCTTTCTCCTAAAACCATGCCACAACATGAATTCATCCAAAAAATTTCAATCCCAAATCACTTTACCATACTATATTACATTGTTTTACTAGACTTTCAGATAGATTAGTGCTATCATTAACCAATATCAAGTGCCCTTATTTATGCTACATACATGCACAAGTGATTACACTGGGATACAAATAAGAAAAAGTTACATCTAAATCAAATAAACAATTATGGTTATTCTACCACCCACGAACTTAAACCTTGTGCACGACCCCATTCACAAAGCATTTAGCCAAATATATACATGATAACGAGAGGAAGCAGTGATGTTTGGAAGAACAATGCCAAACACTCGTCCTGTTTGACTTAGATTAGCTCAAACCTGCTTGGACCATGGCGGCTGTCCCTCCGATATGGTGCGTCACGGTATGAGGTGCGTTCGGTACGCATCCTGCGATCCTTCGGCGGCGGGCTGCGGCTGCTCATCACCAAATCTTCCCTCTAAACTCCAAGTTCCAACCAAACTGCAACACCACGCTACAAAATCACCACCTTCGATACTCCAACAAACACCACAAACCTCTAATCTTCTTTCTGTCCACAGCAAAACACCAAAACCAGACTAAAATTGAATCCTATGTGGCTATGTCCCACCCACTAACCTTCACTATGAGCATGCTCAAGTTCCCATGGCAAGTCACAAGGGTGGACCCTGTAGGCCTTGTTTGGAAGCCTATGGAACGACGTGGTTCGGGGGCAAGATCCACATCATGCGGGGAGGAAAACCCATGCCGGGGAGGAAACTGTGTCTTGGGCTAAAAGAGCACTTGGCAACGTCATGGGTTGGATTTGTTCTAGTCCAATCCACTCCTCCCTTCCAcctcttccctctccctctcctccctctgtGCTAGGGTTTTACATGGTGAATCGCTTGCTCCTGTCATAGATCCATGGAGAATGCACAAGGCTGCACTGGGATGCCATGTCTCATATGCTTCCAGCTTCCAACCTGAACAAGCATGATGTTTGGGACGCCTCCAGCCAGGAGAGGCAAAAACCAGCCTTGTCCTAGTGCCTCTTTACAAGTACTATTTTCGTTGGGGATAGATTACTAGATTTTTTTGGGTCAATTTTGTACAGTTCCCATCATCGTGATAAAATTGGTTCTCTGGTAGTATTAAAAACCTTTTTTTCCAAACCATAAAAATGTTTTGCCGTTTCAGCAATAGAACTTTCAGAAGAAAGAGAAACCAATGTCAGTGGATTAAAATGGCTCAGTTTTTGGTCTTCCAAGCTTCTAATACAGTAGTACTGATAAATATGAAGTGTAGTACTGATAAATATGAAGTGTAGTACTGATTAATATTAAGCGATTGGATTGACAAATATAATCATATATCATATAATACTAAAATTATTAATATTCCTCTATGTACATCTATGATAAGGTGGCTAGTGTCACAACCCGAGGTGCATATATTTTATTTGTGCTTGCAATTTGAAAACGAGACAGGCCTAGGA encodes:
- the LOC136534156 gene encoding zinc finger protein GIS2-like — its product is MSSRSPPPKDRRMRTERTSYRDAPYRRDSRHGPSRFRNDLCNNCKRPGHFARECPSVAVCHTCGLPGHIAAECSSKGICWNCKEPGHMANSCPNEGICRNCGKSGHIAKDCTAPPVPPGEVILCSNCYKPGHFREECTNEKACNNCRQSGHIARNCTNDPVCNLCNVAGHLARQCPKSDTLGERGGPPPFRGVGAPFRGVGVPFRSGFSDVICRACNQIGHMSRDCMAGAFMICHNCGGRGHMAYECPSVNLMDRFPPRRF